A section of the Clostridium felsineum DSM 794 genome encodes:
- the miaA gene encoding tRNA (adenosine(37)-N6)-dimethylallyltransferase MiaA: MKDILIIAGPTAVGKTDISIKLAKKINGEIISADSMQIYKHMDIGSAKVSKEEMKGVKHHLIDIVEPSEDFSVASFKEKAQNAIDDITSRKKYPIIVGGTGLYINSLICNYDFTGAYKDEKYREHLQSIAQDKGKEYIHEKLKDIDIDSYRKLYPNDLKRVIRALEVYKITGKTISELNSNVDLYDIPYNIHYFILNMNREKLYERINLRVDIMIKNGLVDEVIKLRDMGYNSNMQSMKGIGYKEILSYLEGYISFDEAIDLIKKGSRHYAKRQLTWFRKDKRAIWIDKDRYKNDDDIVFKILSSMEEI; this comes from the coding sequence ATGAAAGATATACTTATCATAGCAGGACCTACAGCAGTAGGAAAAACTGATATATCAATAAAATTAGCCAAAAAAATAAATGGGGAAATTATATCTGCGGACTCAATGCAAATATATAAGCATATGGATATAGGTTCTGCTAAAGTCTCAAAAGAGGAAATGAAAGGGGTTAAACATCATCTAATAGATATAGTTGAACCCTCTGAAGATTTCAGTGTTGCAAGCTTTAAAGAAAAAGCTCAAAACGCTATAGATGATATAACAAGTAGAAAAAAATATCCTATAATTGTTGGTGGTACGGGTCTATATATAAATTCTTTAATATGTAATTATGATTTTACTGGAGCATATAAAGACGAAAAATATAGAGAACACCTACAATCTATTGCACAAGATAAGGGTAAGGAATATATTCACGAAAAACTTAAGGATATAGACATAGATTCATATAGAAAATTATATCCAAATGATTTAAAGAGAGTAATAAGGGCACTAGAGGTATATAAAATAACAGGAAAAACTATAAGCGAACTAAATAGTAACGTAGATTTATACGATATACCTTATAACATTCATTATTTTATATTAAATATGAACAGAGAAAAATTATATGAAAGAATAAATTTAAGAGTAGACATTATGATTAAAAATGGTCTTGTTGATGAAGTTATAAAATTAAGGGATATGGGATATAATTCAAATATGCAATCTATGAAGGGAATAGGGTACAAAGAAATACTTTCTTATCTTGAAGGTTATATTTCCTTTGACGAAGCAATAGACCTTATCAAGAAGGGAAGTAGGCACTATGCAAAAAGGCAGCTTACTTGGTTTAGAAAAGATAAGAGGGCTATTTGGATAGACAAAGACCGATATAAAAATGATGATGATATAGTTTTTAAAATTCTATCTTCTATGGAAGAAATTTAA
- the mutL gene encoding DNA mismatch repair endonuclease MutL produces the protein MRINILSEDTSNKIAAGEVVERPFSVVKELVENSIDAGAKTINIEIENGGRTLIKVLDDGYGIDKDDIEKAFMPHATSKISKIQDIYSISTLGFRGEALPSIASVSKTTLKSRTKENEFGREISISGGSIDYVKDCGTNIGTNIEVRDLFYNVPAREKFLKSTAKEASSISDIINRLALAHTDVSFRLVNNGKRVVTTYSTDNLLDTIRAIYGKKICDNVISFERHTDLVSVHGYVGNAEISRGSRNNQSIFINKRYIKNKLITAAVENAVKSFMMINKFPFFVIFLDIFPEFVDVNVHPTKSEVKFQNERDIFKIIFDTVHEGIKNSLKESFKVEELEKEEDKLSDLKEEVKVNNYKEELIQRDNFNNEIPKVQVQIPIDLKSSIKSKSIDEIAIENTNFKSVEKDIIKENSQEKESYDIITSKMPKFPELRIIGQFNNTYILAESFDQLYIIDQHAAHEKILFERYREEIKTKGVVSQILITPSVVELIPEDFLYYDENKEVFKSAGFIIDYFGDNTVAIKEVPLFLGKPLVKDLFLEIIDNLKNMGSGETADVKYRSIATAACKSAVKAYHELTHDEMKSLVRDLRFAEDPFNCPHGRPTIIKLTVNDFEKKFKRIQ, from the coding sequence TTGCGAATAAATATTTTGAGTGAAGATACCTCAAATAAAATTGCAGCTGGAGAAGTAGTAGAAAGGCCATTTTCTGTTGTAAAAGAGCTTGTAGAGAACAGTATTGATGCTGGAGCTAAAACTATTAATATTGAAATAGAAAACGGCGGAAGAACCCTTATTAAAGTCCTTGATGATGGTTACGGTATAGATAAAGATGATATAGAAAAAGCTTTTATGCCACATGCAACAAGTAAGATATCAAAGATTCAAGATATATATTCTATAAGCACCTTAGGATTTAGGGGGGAAGCACTTCCGAGTATTGCTTCTGTATCAAAAACCACACTAAAGTCTAGAACTAAAGAAAATGAATTTGGAAGAGAAATATCTATAAGTGGTGGAAGTATTGATTATGTTAAAGATTGCGGAACTAATATAGGAACAAATATTGAGGTACGTGATTTATTTTATAACGTTCCTGCAAGAGAAAAATTCTTAAAATCTACAGCAAAAGAAGCCTCTTCTATTTCAGATATAATAAATCGTTTGGCTTTAGCACATACTGATGTTTCTTTTAGATTAGTTAATAACGGTAAGAGAGTAGTTACAACGTACTCAACAGACAATTTATTAGATACTATAAGAGCCATATATGGTAAAAAAATATGTGATAATGTTATAAGCTTTGAACGTCATACAGATTTAGTATCAGTTCATGGGTATGTAGGAAATGCTGAAATAAGCCGTGGTAGTAGGAACAATCAGAGTATATTTATTAATAAGCGATATATAAAAAATAAATTAATAACTGCTGCTGTTGAAAATGCAGTTAAGTCTTTTATGATGATAAATAAGTTCCCTTTCTTCGTAATATTTTTAGATATATTTCCTGAGTTTGTAGATGTAAATGTGCATCCAACAAAATCAGAAGTAAAGTTTCAAAATGAAAGAGACATATTTAAAATTATCTTTGATACAGTACATGAAGGAATTAAAAACAGCTTAAAGGAATCTTTTAAAGTTGAAGAATTAGAAAAAGAAGAAGATAAGCTTTCTGATTTAAAGGAAGAAGTAAAGGTAAATAATTATAAAGAAGAATTAATTCAAAGAGACAATTTTAATAATGAGATACCTAAAGTACAAGTTCAAATACCCATAGATTTAAAAAGTAGCATTAAAAGTAAAAGTATTGATGAGATAGCTATAGAAAATACTAATTTTAAATCTGTAGAAAAAGATATAATAAAAGAAAACTCCCAAGAAAAAGAGAGTTATGATATAATTACTAGTAAGATGCCTAAGTTTCCTGAACTTAGAATAATAGGGCAATTTAATAATACTTATATTTTAGCCGAGAGCTTTGATCAGTTATATATAATAGATCAACATGCAGCTCATGAAAAAATACTATTTGAACGTTATAGAGAAGAAATTAAAACCAAAGGGGTTGTATCACAAATTTTAATTACTCCTTCTGTAGTAGAATTAATTCCTGAAGATTTTCTTTATTACGACGAAAATAAAGAAGTATTTAAAAGTGCTGGATTTATTATTGATTATTTTGGAGATAATACTGTTGCAATAAAAGAGGTTCCGTTATTCTTGGGAAAACCTCTTGTAAAAGATTTGTTTTTGGAAATAATTGATAATTTAAAAAACATGGGAAGTGGTGAGACAGCTGACGTTAAATATAGAAGCATTGCAACAGCTGCTTGCAAATCAGCTGTTAAAGCATATCATGAGCTTACACACGATGAAATGAAAAGTTTAGTAAGAGATTTAAGATTTGCTGAGGATCCATTTAATTGTCCACATGGACGCCCAACTATTATAAAATTAACAGTAAATGATTTTGAAAAGAAATTTAAAAGAATTCAATAG
- the mutS gene encoding DNA mismatch repair protein MutS: MGISPMMQQYLSIKENYKDCILFFRVGDFYEMFFEDAEMVSRELELVLTGKDCGIEKRAPMCGVPHHAYAIYASKLVSKGYKVAIAEQLEDPAASKGIVKRDVIKVLTPGTYTDSSFLEDTKNNYIMSLFINGQNLAMCFADISTGEFNCTEAELDLEILLNEISKFAPKEIVLQQSVSDKFIDKIKERFDIVYNRFEDDYFKEYRNENLKAQFSNYAEVNMTDILKNSANGLIKYIIDTQKTALTHIDELQRYEIVDFLSIDINSRRNLELTETLKDKSKKGSLLWVLDKTSTAMGGRQIRKWIERPLIDENKIKLRLDAVEEMLTKVSYNEDLKEALKQVYDIERLAGKISTKSVNAKEMISLRGSIEKLPTIKNIIKNFNSDLLINMENNLDDLSDIYSLLYESINDNPSLSIKEGNIIKTGYNKDIDDLRLAKSHGKQWIASLENSEREVTGIKSLKVSYNKVFGYYIEITKSNLGLVPEGRYIRKQTLANSERYITPELKEMEEKILGSEEKLVLLEYNVFSEIRERIEKEIDRIKSSAKILSELDCISSFADVARENNYCKPIIKNDGMLSIKGGRHPVVEKVIANGNFVANDTVINNSDNTMMLITGPNMAGKSTYMRQVGLIVLMAQIGCFVPASSAEISICDKIFTRIGASDDLNAGKSTFMVEMWEVSNILKNATQNSLILLDEVGRGTSTYDGLSIAWAVIEYICKSKELKCKTLFATHYHELTKLEGKIEGLKNYSIAVKKVNDDIIFLRKIVAKGADESYGIEVAKIAGLPEAVLVRAREILKDLEEEKSKTSEIKMEVKEEIKSVDKTEKVTKENKNDSYQIDFNYVEKENILSELKNTEIMEMNPIECMNKLYEFVKRAKKL; encoded by the coding sequence ATGGGTATATCTCCTATGATGCAACAATATTTATCTATTAAAGAAAATTACAAGGACTGTATTTTGTTTTTTAGAGTTGGTGACTTTTATGAAATGTTTTTTGAAGATGCAGAAATGGTTTCAAGAGAATTAGAATTAGTACTTACAGGTAAAGATTGTGGTATTGAAAAGAGGGCTCCTATGTGTGGAGTCCCTCATCATGCATATGCTATTTATGCTAGTAAACTTGTTTCTAAAGGGTATAAAGTAGCAATAGCAGAACAATTAGAAGATCCAGCTGCATCTAAAGGAATTGTAAAAAGAGATGTTATAAAAGTTCTTACACCTGGAACATATACAGATTCATCTTTTCTTGAAGATACGAAAAACAACTATATAATGTCTTTATTTATTAATGGACAGAATTTAGCTATGTGTTTTGCTGATATATCAACAGGTGAGTTTAACTGTACAGAGGCGGAACTAGATCTTGAAATTTTGTTGAACGAAATTTCAAAGTTTGCGCCTAAGGAAATTGTTCTTCAGCAAAGTGTAAGTGATAAATTTATAGATAAAATAAAAGAGCGATTTGATATTGTTTATAATAGATTTGAAGATGACTATTTTAAAGAATATAGAAACGAAAACTTAAAGGCTCAATTTTCAAATTATGCTGAAGTTAATATGACAGACATTCTTAAAAACTCAGCTAACGGTCTTATAAAATATATAATAGATACTCAGAAAACTGCTCTTACTCATATTGATGAACTTCAGAGATATGAAATAGTTGATTTTTTGAGCATTGATATAAATTCAAGAAGAAATTTGGAACTTACAGAAACCCTTAAAGACAAAAGTAAAAAAGGATCTCTTCTTTGGGTGCTTGATAAGACCAGTACAGCTATGGGTGGAAGACAAATCAGAAAATGGATAGAAAGACCTTTAATCGATGAAAATAAAATAAAATTAAGGCTTGATGCTGTAGAAGAAATGTTAACTAAGGTATCCTATAATGAAGATTTAAAAGAAGCATTAAAACAAGTATATGATATAGAAAGATTAGCAGGAAAAATATCAACCAAAAGTGTAAATGCAAAAGAAATGATATCTTTAAGAGGATCCATAGAAAAATTACCAACAATAAAAAATATAATTAAAAATTTTAATTCTGATCTTCTGATTAACATGGAAAATAATTTAGATGACCTTAGTGATATATATAGTTTGTTATATGAATCTATAAATGATAATCCTTCACTATCTATAAAAGAGGGAAATATAATAAAAACTGGATATAATAAAGATATAGATGACCTAAGACTTGCTAAATCACATGGAAAACAGTGGATTGCATCACTTGAAAATTCAGAAAGAGAAGTTACTGGAATAAAATCACTTAAAGTTAGTTATAATAAGGTTTTCGGATATTATATAGAAATTACAAAATCAAACTTAGGTTTAGTACCCGAAGGAAGATATATACGAAAACAAACATTAGCAAATAGTGAAAGATATATAACACCAGAACTTAAAGAAATGGAAGAAAAGATTCTAGGTTCTGAGGAAAAGCTAGTTCTTTTAGAATATAATGTCTTTTCAGAGATAAGAGAAAGAATAGAAAAAGAAATAGATAGGATAAAAAGTAGTGCTAAAATATTATCAGAACTTGACTGTATCAGTTCTTTTGCAGATGTAGCAAGAGAAAATAATTATTGCAAACCCATAATAAAAAATGATGGGATGCTTTCTATAAAGGGAGGAAGACATCCTGTTGTAGAAAAGGTTATTGCTAATGGTAATTTTGTAGCTAATGATACAGTAATAAATAATTCTGACAATACAATGATGCTTATAACAGGACCTAATATGGCTGGAAAATCTACATATATGCGTCAAGTTGGGCTTATAGTTCTTATGGCTCAAATAGGCTGTTTTGTTCCTGCCTCTTCTGCTGAAATATCAATATGTGATAAGATTTTTACTAGAATTGGTGCGTCAGATGATTTAAATGCAGGAAAAAGTACCTTTATGGTTGAAATGTGGGAAGTATCTAATATACTTAAAAATGCCACCCAAAATAGTTTGATATTGTTAGATGAAGTAGGACGTGGAACAAGTACTTATGATGGACTTAGTATTGCCTGGGCTGTTATAGAATATATCTGCAAAAGTAAAGAATTAAAATGCAAAACCCTTTTTGCAACTCATTATCATGAACTTACAAAACTTGAAGGTAAGATAGAGGGACTTAAAAACTATTCTATTGCAGTAAAAAAAGTGAATGATGATATAATTTTCCTAAGAAAAATAGTAGCAAAGGGAGCAGATGAATCTTACGGTATTGAGGTTGCTAAAATTGCAGGTCTTCCAGAAGCTGTTTTAGTACGTGCAAGAGAAATACTTAAAGATTTAGAAGAAGAAAAATCTAAAACTTCAGAAATTAAAATGGAAGTTAAAGAAGAAATTAAATCCGTTGATAAAACAGAAAAGGTTACTAAAGAAAATAAAAACGATTCTTATCAGATAGATTTTAACTATGTTGAAAAAGAAAATATTTTAAGTGAACTAAAAAATACTGAGATAATGGAAATGAATCCAATAGAATGTATGAATAAACTATATGAATTTGTAAAGCGTGCTAAAAAACTTTAG
- the miaB gene encoding tRNA (N6-isopentenyl adenosine(37)-C2)-methylthiotransferase MiaB — protein sequence MDKNKLFFIETWGCQMNAEDSEKLAGMLKELNYNESDNREDADLIIFNTCCVRENAELKVYGNLGVLKKLKDKNPNLIITVCGCMMQQRDMAEHIKKRFPFVDIVMGTHNTQMFPQYLKKVENERTSVVEIWDKEEGIVEGMPIHRSYDMKAFVTIMYGCNNFCTYCIVPYVRGRERSRKPEDIENEIKELVKNGYKEITLLGQNVNSYGKGLEEEINFAGLLRRLNNVEGLLRIRFMTSHPKDLTDEVIDAIAECDKVCEHIHLPVQSGSTNLLKKMNRCYTREDYITLANKIKTRIKDAAITTDIIVGFPGETEQDFEDTLNLVKKVEYDSAFTFLYSIREGTPAAEYTDQIPDDIKHKRFNRLLETVNLISEKKNKEYEGKIVEILVEGRSKHDNTKLMGRTRTGKLVNFKGAEDSIGKLINLKITKAQAFSLVGEEV from the coding sequence ATGGATAAAAATAAACTATTTTTCATAGAAACGTGGGGCTGCCAGATGAATGCTGAAGATTCTGAGAAGCTCGCAGGAATGCTTAAAGAATTAAACTACAATGAATCAGACAATAGAGAAGATGCAGATTTAATAATATTTAATACATGCTGTGTTAGGGAAAATGCAGAGTTAAAGGTATACGGTAATTTAGGGGTATTAAAAAAGTTAAAGGATAAGAATCCTAATCTTATAATCACCGTGTGTGGATGCATGATGCAGCAAAGAGATATGGCTGAACACATAAAAAAGAGATTTCCTTTTGTTGATATAGTTATGGGAACTCATAATACACAAATGTTTCCCCAATATTTAAAAAAGGTTGAGAACGAAAGAACTTCTGTAGTTGAGATATGGGATAAAGAAGAAGGTATTGTGGAAGGCATGCCTATACATAGAAGTTATGATATGAAAGCATTTGTAACTATCATGTATGGCTGTAACAATTTTTGTACCTATTGTATAGTTCCATATGTAAGAGGAAGAGAAAGAAGCAGAAAACCTGAAGATATAGAAAATGAAATTAAAGAACTTGTTAAAAATGGGTACAAGGAAATCACTCTCTTAGGTCAAAATGTTAATTCATATGGAAAAGGCTTAGAAGAAGAAATAAATTTTGCAGGTCTTTTAAGAAGACTTAATAATGTAGAAGGTCTTTTGAGAATAAGATTTATGACATCCCATCCTAAGGACTTAACGGATGAAGTTATAGATGCAATAGCTGAATGTGATAAAGTATGCGAACATATTCATCTTCCAGTTCAATCCGGTTCAACTAATTTGTTAAAGAAGATGAATAGATGTTACACAAGGGAAGATTATATAACTCTTGCAAATAAAATAAAGACTAGAATAAAAGATGCGGCTATAACTACAGATATTATAGTAGGCTTTCCTGGAGAGACGGAACAAGATTTTGAGGATACTTTAAATCTTGTAAAAAAAGTAGAATATGATTCAGCATTTACTTTCCTTTATTCAATAAGAGAGGGTACACCAGCTGCTGAATATACAGATCAAATTCCAGATGATATTAAACACAAAAGATTCAATAGACTTCTTGAGACCGTAAATTTAATAAGTGAAAAGAAGAATAAAGAGTATGAAGGTAAGATTGTAGAGATTCTTGTAGAAGGCAGAAGCAAACATGATAATACAAAATTAATGGGAAGAACAAGAACCGGGAAGCTTGTTAATTTTAAAGGCGCTGAAGATTCTATAGGAAAACTTATAAACCTTAAAATAACTAAGGCTCAAGCTTTTTCTTTAGTGGGAGAAGAAGTTTAA